A region of the Curvibacter sp. AEP1-3 genome:
TGCTGGAAAACGTGCTGGTCATCGGTCGCTCGGACGCAGGCCGCCTGCAGTTCAAGCCCCAACCCTCGCAGGTCGCCGTGTTCTGCAAAAGCCTGGTCGACGAGCTGCGCAGCGCCATGGCGGAACCCTTCCGCCGCATTCAGATGGCGATGGATCTGCCACGGGATACGGACGCCTACCTCGTTGATGAAGTCTTGATCCGCAACATCGTAGGCAACCTGCTGTCCAACGCCATCAAATACTCGCCCCATGGCGGGCAGGTCACTTTACGGGTAAGGCCCCGTCCGGGCGAACTGGTGATCACCGTGTCAGACCAGGGCATTGGCATTCCCCTTGCGGATCAGCCGCAGCTGTTCGAGAGTTTTCACCGTGCCAGCAATGTGGGCAATATCTCGGGCACGGGCCTCGGTCTGGCCATCGTGCGGGATGCCGTGCAGTGCCATGGCGGCAGCATTTCCCTGCAGAGCACGCCTGATGAGGGAAGCACTTTCACCGTCGTATTGACCGCCCCCGCAGCACCCAAGGAGAGTGCCCCGTGAAGATCCTGATCGCCGAAGACGAGCCCTCCCTGCGCGAAAACCTGCAATGGATGCTGGAGCTCGAAGGCTTTGAGGTGCTGGCCGCCTGCGACGGGCTGGAAGCCTTGGCGATGGCGCAAACCCACAAGCCGGACCTGGTGCTCACGGATGTGATGATGCCCGGGCTCGATGGATTCGGCCTGGTCAAGGCGCTGCGCGAGAACCCCGGCAGCTCGACTCTGCCCATCATCATGCTGACCGCGCGGGCGGACCGGACCGACACCCGCACCGGCATGAACTTGGGTGCGGACGACTACCTCACCAAACCCTGCCGGCGCGAAGAGCTTTTGGAGGCGGTGCACGCCCGGCTGGAGCGCAGCCGCATCCAGCAATTGGCCGCACAGCGCATGCAAATGGAAGTGCGCCAGGCCATGCAAATCGATACGCTCACCGCCTTGCCGGGCCGTGACCTGTTCGAGCAGCAACTGGACAACGCGCTCAACGCCTGTCCCACCGTGTCTTTGCTGTGCCTCGGGCTGGATGGTTTTTCCAAGATCAACGAATCCCTGGGTACGGGGGTGGGCGACCTGGTGTTGCGCGAGGTGGGCAAGCGCCTGCAGCAGTGCACCCTGCAAAGCGATCGCACACGGCCTTATGACGCGGTAGGCCGCTTGGGTGGCGACCAGTTTGCGGTGTGCCTGGCGGACCTGCCCGATTCGGCAGCCCTGGCCGCCCACGCAGGCAACCTGTTGCGCGCCTTATCCCAGCCTTACAACGTGTCCGGACACACCCTGTTTTTGACGGCCAGCATTGGCGGTAGCGCTTACCCCGAGCAGGCCGACAGCGTGCACGCGCTGCTGCTCAATGCAGAGTCAGCCCTGCACCATGCCAAGCCCGACGGACCGGGCACCTATGTGTACTTCGATGCGGCCATGAACCGCCGCGTGGCCCGCTCACTCCTCATTCACAATGAGTTGCACCGCGCGCTGGAGAACGGCGATTTGCAGCTGTTCTACCAGCCCCAAGTGCGCATCAGCACCGGCGAGGTGGTGGGCTTTGAAGCCCTGCTGCGCTGGCAGCACGCCACCATGGGCTGGATCTCGCCCGCCGAGTTCATTCCGGTGGCGGAGCAAAGCGGCATCATTGTGCAGATCGGCGAATGGGTGATGCACACCGCAGCCCGTCAGGCAGCGCAGTGGCTTGCGCGCGGGCACCGCAACTTCCGCATCGCAGTCAATATTTCGGTGCGCCAATTCGTGGGGCAGGACCTGCCGCAGCTGGTGGACACCGTGCTCAAAGAAACCGGTTTGCCCCCCCACATGCTGGAGTTGGAAGTGACCGAAAGCTTGGCCTTGCACAGCGTAGCCACCACCCTGGCCATCCTGCACGACTGCAAGTCGCTGGGCGTTAAGCTGGCGATGGACGATTTCGGCACCGGCTACTCCAGCCTGTCCTACCTCAAGCGTTACCCGCTGGATGCGCTGAAGATCGACCAGGCCTTTGTGCGCAACATCCCACAAGACCAGGGTGACATGGCCATCACGCGCGCCATCGTCGCCATGGCCCACAGCTTCGGCATGTCCGTGATCGCCGAAGGGGTGGAAACCATCGCACAGCTGGAATTCCTGCGCGCCCTCGGTTGCGAGGACGTGCAGGGCTATCTGTTCAGCAAACCGGTGCCCGCCGATCAGGCTGCCACTGCATTTGCCGGGTTTGCGACCTACCCGGCTGTCAGCGACCCCGTGATCTGAGGCTTATTCCGCCCAGACTACCAGCCCGGTCCACGCGGTAACCAGCACCACGCACCCGAACACGATGCGGTAGTACGCAAAGCCCACAAAGCTGTGGGTGGAGATGAACTTGAGCAACCAGCGCACGCACAGCCACGCACTGATAAACGAAAACACCAACCCCACAAGGAACATGGGCGCATCTGCCATCGACAGCAGTGCGCGCTCTTTGTAGAGGCTGTAGGCACCCGCGCCTATCAGGGTGGGAATCGCCAGAAAGAACGAAAAATCGGTCGCCGCCTTGCGGGACAGGCCCAGCAACATGCCCCCGATGATGGTGGAGCCACTGCGGCTGGTGCCCGGAATCATGGCCAGGCACTGCACCAGACCGACCTTGAGGGCGTCCAAGGCCGTCATGTCGTCCACGCTGTGCACCCGCACGGCGTTGCCACCCGCGCTCTGGCGGCGTTCCGCCCACAGAATGATGAAGCCGCCCACGATGAAGGTGGTGGCCACCACGGCCGGGGTAAACAGGTGCGCCTTGATGGCCTTGCCGAACAGCAGGCCCAGAATGACAGCGGGGAAGAATCCGATCAGCACATTCAGCGCAAACCGCTGGGCGGCCTTGTCGGTGGGCAGGGCCACCAGCGTGTCACGGATCTTTTGCCAGTACACCAGAATCACGGCAAAGATGGCGCCGGTCTGGATGGCAATGTCAAACACCTTGGCCTTCTCGTCGTCAAAACCCAGGAGCGAGCCCGCCAGAATCAGGTGGCCGGTACTGGAAATCGGCAAAAACTCGGTCAGCCCTTCCACCACACCCATGATGGCGGCCTTGATCAACAACACAATATCCAAAACAACTCTCCCTGAAATACAAGCCGAATCGGCCGCTAGCGCTCATCGAATATGCGCGAGCAGCTCACCTTTTGATAGCAATTATTCGTAGCGCAGCGCCTGGATAGGCAGCAGCGCCGCCGCACGCCGCGCCGGGTAGTAGCCGAAAAACACGCCCACCGCCGCCGAGAAGCCCACGGCCAGCAGCACCGAGCCGGCGCTCAACGTCACTTGCCAACCCGCGAAGTGTCCCACACCCCAAGTGGCAAGCGCCCCGAACGCGACCCCGATGGCACCACCCAAAAGGCTCAAAGTCACGGCTTCAATCAAAAACTGGGCCAGGATGTCGCGCCCCCGCGCACCCACCGCCATGCGCAGCCCGATCTCGCGGGTGCGCTCGGTCACGCTGACCAGCATGATGTTCATGATGCCGATGCCACCAATCACCAGGCTGATGCCCGCCACTGCCGCCAGCAACAAAGTCATGACGCGGCTGCTCTCCTCCTGCGCCTGCAAGATCTCGGTGAGGTTGCGCACCACGAAGGGATCGTCCGTGCCTTCCTGCACCTTGAAGCGCTGGCGCAGCAAGTCCTTGATGCTGTCTTCCACCGCCCGCATGTCCTGACCTTCGCGCACCTTCACGCTGATGCTGCCCACGCGCTTGAGCCGGCTGGTGGCGTCGCCGCCCCAGATACGGTTGCGCAGCGTCCCCAGCGGCACCATGACCACGTCGTCCTGATCCTGTCCCATGGAGTTCTGGCCCTTGGGCGCCAACACGCCGATCACCGTCATCGGGATGTTGCGCACCCGGATGACCTGT
Encoded here:
- a CDS encoding ABC transporter permease; the encoded protein is MNFFAALRSAWRSLAANTLRSFLTMLGIIIGVAAVITMIAVGRGATDRVQEQMKGLGSNIMLVLPGGVSQAGVRLGAQTRQRLTEEDATAIGLEIPEVQVAAPTSRTSGQLVFGNTNWSSTIFGVNNDYLEARDWPLATGRMFDAGELAGSAKVAWIGSTVARELFGDQDPVEQVIRVRNIPMTVIGVLAPKGQNSMGQDQDDVVMVPLGTLRNRIWGGDATSRLKRVGSISVKVREGQDMRAVEDSIKDLLRQRFKVQEGTDDPFVVRNLTEILQAQEESSRVMTLLLAAVAGISLVIGGIGIMNIMLVSVTERTREIGLRMAVGARGRDILAQFLIEAVTLSLLGGAIGVAFGALATWGVGHFAGWQVTLSAGSVLLAVGFSAAVGVFFGYYPARRAAALLPIQALRYE
- a CDS encoding undecaprenyl-diphosphate phosphatase codes for the protein MDIVLLIKAAIMGVVEGLTEFLPISSTGHLILAGSLLGFDDEKAKVFDIAIQTGAIFAVILVYWQKIRDTLVALPTDKAAQRFALNVLIGFFPAVILGLLFGKAIKAHLFTPAVVATTFIVGGFIILWAERRQSAGGNAVRVHSVDDMTALDALKVGLVQCLAMIPGTSRSGSTIIGGMLLGLSRKAATDFSFFLAIPTLIGAGAYSLYKERALLSMADAPMFLVGLVFSFISAWLCVRWLLKFISTHSFVGFAYYRIVFGCVVLVTAWTGLVVWAE
- a CDS encoding putative bifunctional diguanylate cyclase/phosphodiesterase — protein: MKILIAEDEPSLRENLQWMLELEGFEVLAACDGLEALAMAQTHKPDLVLTDVMMPGLDGFGLVKALRENPGSSTLPIIMLTARADRTDTRTGMNLGADDYLTKPCRREELLEAVHARLERSRIQQLAAQRMQMEVRQAMQIDTLTALPGRDLFEQQLDNALNACPTVSLLCLGLDGFSKINESLGTGVGDLVLREVGKRLQQCTLQSDRTRPYDAVGRLGGDQFAVCLADLPDSAALAAHAGNLLRALSQPYNVSGHTLFLTASIGGSAYPEQADSVHALLLNAESALHHAKPDGPGTYVYFDAAMNRRVARSLLIHNELHRALENGDLQLFYQPQVRISTGEVVGFEALLRWQHATMGWISPAEFIPVAEQSGIIVQIGEWVMHTAARQAAQWLARGHRNFRIAVNISVRQFVGQDLPQLVDTVLKETGLPPHMLELEVTESLALHSVATTLAILHDCKSLGVKLAMDDFGTGYSSLSYLKRYPLDALKIDQAFVRNIPQDQGDMAITRAIVAMAHSFGMSVIAEGVETIAQLEFLRALGCEDVQGYLFSKPVPADQAATAFAGFATYPAVSDPVI